DNA sequence from the Methanococcus maripaludis genome:
AAATTGCTTCTGTTAATGCAACATCTGGTGCAAGTAATGAGCTGAAAAGGAATGCAAGTCCAAGTCCGCCAAGTCCTGTTAAAACAACACACTTAATTAAGTCTTTTTGAATCAAAGCACCGATGTATGACATTAAAACGAGTGCCATTATCAAAAAATCAATATAAATACTCATTTTCACACCTTACTGCTTTTTTAATTCATCGAAGTAGTCTGCATTAGCTATTGCATGTGCTGAGAATGGAACTAACACGAGATATGTTAAAGCAAGCAAATACTGTCTGAATACAAGCAATATCACGATACATGCGATATCAATAACCCCCGTTATATGGAGCCTTGCATAAACCATTTTTTCACGGTCTTTTTCAACCCAGAGCCTAAATGATGCTAACAATATCCCAATAGACGCAATTATTAGTACAATATCGTCAAACATGAATTCACCAATTATATCAAAGATTTTTTAAAGATTAGGCAGATTTATTAATACAATTACCACTTAATCTGTATTCAACAATAATTTAAACGAGTAAACAGGATAGATTACATAT
Encoded proteins:
- a CDS encoding cation:proton antiporter (subunit G of antiporter complex involved in resistance to high concentrations of Na+, K+, Li+ and/or alkali) gives rise to the protein MFDDIVLIIASIGILLASFRLWVEKDREKMVYARLHITGVIDIACIVILLVFRQYLLALTYLVLVPFSAHAIANADYFDELKKQ
- a CDS encoding DUF4040 domain-containing protein, with product MSIYIDFLIMALVLMSYIGALIQKDLIKCVVLTGLGGLGLAFLFSSLLAPDVALTEAILGGAVLPAFFAFTVRRTQRLDE